One Pseudoliparis swirei isolate HS2019 ecotype Mariana Trench chromosome 4, NWPU_hadal_v1, whole genome shotgun sequence genomic window carries:
- the zdhhc1 gene encoding palmitoyltransferase ZDHHC1 — MDVCSGNPNRTAPVGADAPLSSRTNGWSWPPHPFQLLAWLLFVYFAVTGFGVLVPLLPAHWIPAGYICTGLMFCCHLCVHLLAVSVDPADLSVRTRSLRGPAPPFDRSEHAHVIENCHCYLCQVDVGPKSKHCSSCNKCVSNFDHHCRWLNNCVGSRNYRLFLHSVVSALLGVSLVLVVASYVFIEFFLDPSKLRSDKHFLGSNESALWFVFLPVAPVPSSAAVIPGVAAVTVALALLSSVLLSHLLGFHLYLSKRGGVPLQSWVLTVCVSQCGTGSVPLSTLCVSVTVRTAETPGNQDQDPRRSREPPRRPSSSRFLSNSRVRTVSSPVMEEEAPPTTSPELKAIEHTHRRTQKRKKKVRKVPVEVARGRCPGSAPPPAFPLRASLPPPAPPPAPPPVQAAAPPAEYHSDSAESLEEIPVALAELGSSSSRRGGPSPQPRTKRKAASSRPNKGVSELRFEMASARPPVVFVSRASGEAGEPREEDPGLGRRPTGSRPGSRPGSGPGSRPGAGPAAQAPPGSGAASWVEL, encoded by the exons atGGACGTGTGCAGTGGGAACCCGAACCGCACGGCGCCGGTGGGAGCCGACGCCCCCCTGAGCTCCCGGACCAATGGGTGGAGCtggcccccccaccccttccagCTGCTGGCCTGGCTGCTCTTCGTCTACTTCGCCGTCACCGGCTTCGGCGTGTTGGTGCCGCTGCTGCCGGCCCATTGGATCCCCGCCGGGTACATC TGCACAGGGCTGATGTTCTGCTGCCACCTGTGTGTTCACCTGCTGGCCGTCAGCGTGGACCCGGCCGACCTCAGCGTCAGAACCAGGAGCCtccgaggccccgcccccccgttCGACCGCTCCGAGCACGCCCACGTCATCGAGAACTGCCACTGCTACCTGTGCCAGGTggacgt gggtCCTAAGTCTAAGCACTGCAGCTCCtgtaataaatgtgtttctaacTTCGACCATCACTGTCGCTGGCTGAACAACTGTGTGGGGAGCCGCAACTACAG GCTGTTCCTGCACAGCGTGGTCTCGGCTCTGTTGGgggtctctctggttctggtcgtGGCCTCCTACGTCTTCATTGAGTTTTTTCTGGACCCGTCCAAACTCCGCTCTGACAAACACTTCCTGG GGAGCAACGAGTCGGCGCTGTGGTTCGTGTTCCTGCCCGTGGCGCCCGTCCCCTCCTCGGCGGCGGTGATCCCCGGCGTGGCGGCCGTCACCGTCGCTCTGGCTCTGCTGTCCTCGGTGCTGCTGAGCCACCTGCTGGGCTTCCACCTGTACCTGAGTAAGAGGGGGGGGGTCCCGCTGCAGAGCTGggtcctcactgtgtgtgtgtctcagtgtggaACAGGCTCAGTACCTTTGAGTACATTGTGCGTCAGCGTCACCGTCAGGACGGCAGAGACGCCAGgaaaccaggaccaggacccgcGAAGGAGCCGGGAGCCCCCCCGtcggccctcctcctccag gttccTGTCTAACAGCAGAGTGAGGACCGTGTCCAGTCCTGTCATGGAGGAAGAAGCTCCGCCCACAACGTCTCCTGAGCTGAAAgcaatagaacacacacaccgccgcacacag aaaaggaagaagaaggtccGTAAAGTTCCAGTCGAGGTCGCCAGAGGGCGCTGCCCggggtcagcccccccccccg CATTCCCTCTGAGGGCCTCCCTGCCCCCCCCGGCTCCGCCCCCGGCTCCGCCCCCGGTCCAGGCCGCCGCCCCTCCGGCTGAGTACCACTCTGACTCTGCAGAGTCTCTGGAGGAGATCCCCGTGGCGCTGGCCGAGCTGGGCTCCTCGTCTTCACGCAGGGGGGGCCCCTCCCCCCAGCCCAGGACTAAGAGGAAGGCCGCCTCCTCCCGCCCAAATAAGGGCGTCTCTGAGCTGCGCTTTGAGATGGCGTCCGCCCGGCCGCCCGTGGTCTTCGTCAGCCGGGCGAGCGGAGAGGCCGGCGAGCCCCGGGAGGAAGACCCGGGTCTGGGCCGGAGGCCGACCGGCTCCAGACCCGGCTCTAGACCCGGCTCCGGACCCGGCTCCAGACCCGGGGCCGGACCGGCGGCTCAGGCGCCGCCGGGCTCGGGCGCCGCGTCCTGGGTGGAGCTGTGA